A window of Hymenobacter aerilatus contains these coding sequences:
- a CDS encoding M13 family metallopeptidase codes for MMTKPLLSYVVTAAVLAGCAGSHRTAPATTATTAPTTAGPILPGVGLDVADLDTTVSPCEDFFHYSGGNWLRNNPIPAYASSWGPRNLLGDRTQALLKKILEDAAANTRVSRGSNLQKVGDYYASGMDSVGLDRAGLKYLQPELRRIDAIISRDALRRELAHQQTLGTGAYFRAGVSPDRKNSSVYAVNLGQGGLSMPDRDYYLKDDARSTTVRTAYVEYLTTVFELLGNASATAQQKAANVLALETRLARASKSRVELRDPYANYNKIPLAEFDRAYPALGLGAMLKQNGLGAAQEVIVGQPAFFQELNTVLQTTPLAEQKNYLTWQLVSSVTSALPQAYSDAAFRFQQVQSGTKQQPTRWKRMLAATDGTLGEAFGQLYVDKAFSPEAKQKALDMLANIKASMAEHIRSNTWMSSATKTEALKKLNALRVKIGYPDKWKDYSALNITRESYLQNVLAARQWNYARNVEKYGQPIDRTEWGMTPPTINAYYSPAMNEIVFPAGYLQPPFFDPKADDAVNYGAIGGVMGHEMTHAFDDQGRQYDSEGNLRDWWTKADGEEFTKRAAVVGQQYSAFSPLDSVYVNGKLTMGENLADFAGLTIVYDALQKQLQQKYGRQPRPRYDGFTPEQRFFLSWAQLRRTNIRPEALRQQILTDPHSPGQYRTIGPLMNMPQFYDAFGCQPGQKMVRTAEDRAKIW; via the coding sequence ATGATGACCAAACCTCTACTATCGTATGTAGTAACGGCCGCTGTGCTGGCGGGCTGCGCCGGCAGCCACCGCACGGCACCTGCTACCACAGCCACCACCGCGCCTACCACTGCCGGCCCCATCCTACCCGGCGTAGGCCTCGACGTGGCCGACCTGGATACCACCGTATCGCCCTGCGAGGACTTTTTTCACTACTCTGGCGGCAACTGGCTGCGCAACAACCCTATTCCAGCCTATGCCTCTAGCTGGGGGCCGCGCAACCTGCTCGGCGACCGGACCCAGGCCCTGCTGAAGAAAATCCTGGAAGATGCGGCCGCCAACACCCGCGTCTCCAGGGGCTCCAACCTGCAAAAGGTAGGCGACTACTATGCCTCTGGCATGGACTCGGTAGGGCTGGACCGCGCCGGCCTGAAATACCTCCAGCCTGAGCTGCGCCGCATCGACGCCATCATCAGCCGCGACGCGCTACGTCGGGAACTGGCCCACCAGCAAACGTTGGGCACGGGCGCCTACTTTCGCGCCGGCGTTAGTCCCGACCGCAAGAACAGCTCCGTGTATGCCGTGAATCTGGGCCAGGGCGGTCTGAGCATGCCCGACCGCGACTACTACCTCAAGGATGACGCCCGCTCTACCACCGTGCGCACCGCCTACGTGGAGTACCTGACCACGGTGTTTGAGCTGCTGGGCAACGCCTCCGCTACGGCCCAGCAAAAAGCGGCCAACGTGCTGGCGTTGGAAACCCGCCTGGCTCGTGCTAGCAAAAGCCGCGTAGAGCTGCGCGACCCGTATGCCAACTACAACAAAATACCGCTGGCTGAGTTCGACCGCGCCTACCCGGCGTTGGGGCTAGGGGCCATGCTGAAGCAAAACGGCCTGGGTGCGGCGCAGGAAGTAATTGTAGGCCAGCCAGCTTTCTTTCAGGAGCTGAACACGGTGCTGCAAACCACCCCGCTTGCCGAGCAGAAAAACTACCTCACCTGGCAGCTGGTGTCGTCCGTCACGTCGGCCTTGCCGCAGGCGTATTCCGATGCGGCGTTTCGGTTTCAGCAGGTGCAGAGCGGTACCAAGCAGCAGCCTACCCGCTGGAAACGCATGCTAGCCGCCACCGACGGTACGTTGGGCGAAGCCTTCGGGCAGCTGTATGTCGATAAGGCCTTTTCGCCGGAAGCCAAGCAGAAGGCGCTGGATATGCTTGCCAATATCAAGGCGTCGATGGCCGAGCACATTCGTTCCAACACCTGGATGAGCAGCGCCACCAAAACCGAAGCCCTGAAAAAGCTGAATGCCCTGCGCGTGAAAATTGGCTACCCCGATAAGTGGAAGGATTACTCGGCCCTGAACATCACTCGTGAATCCTACCTGCAAAACGTGCTGGCCGCCCGGCAGTGGAACTACGCCCGCAACGTGGAGAAATACGGCCAGCCCATCGACCGGACCGAGTGGGGCATGACGCCGCCTACCATCAATGCCTACTACAGCCCGGCCATGAACGAAATCGTGTTTCCGGCCGGCTACCTCCAACCGCCGTTCTTTGACCCCAAGGCCGACGACGCAGTGAACTACGGCGCCATTGGCGGCGTGATGGGCCACGAGATGACCCACGCTTTCGACGACCAGGGCCGGCAGTACGACTCGGAAGGCAACCTGCGCGACTGGTGGACCAAGGCCGACGGCGAGGAGTTTACCAAGCGCGCCGCTGTGGTTGGCCAGCAGTATTCAGCCTTCTCGCCGCTCGATTCGGTGTACGTGAACGGCAAGTTGACCATGGGCGAGAACCTGGCCGATTTCGCCGGCCTCACCATTGTGTACGACGCCCTGCAAAAGCAGCTTCAGCAGAAATATGGTCGCCAGCCCCGCCCGCGCTACGACGGCTTTACGCCCGAGCAGCGGTTTTTCCTGAGCTGGGCGCAACTGCGGCGCACCAACATCCGCCCCGAAGCCCTGCGCCAGCAAATCCTCACCGACCCCCACTCGCCCGGCCAGTACCGTACCATCGGACCGCTCATGAACATGCCCCAGTTCTACGACGCCTTCGGCTGCCAGCCCGGCCAGAAAATGGTGCGTACGGCCGAGGACCGGGCTAAGATCTGGTAA
- a CDS encoding DUF6089 family protein, which translates to MKKKYAFLLLAVASLGARPTAQAQSFTKASRYLTVGGHLSAFNYFGDLTPRVSFASVRMAAARPGFGFHVMQRLTPYVSVRGALSFGRIAGSDKQAAGKDATYRYYRNLNFESNIQELSAVGIVDLIPNHMQAAYRVPVVPYVFGGIAAFHFNPKGTVDGGTIPAGLKPGAKVELQPQRTEGRYYQRAQLAIPFGAGVRVKVAKNVNVGMELGWRKTFTDYLDDVSTTYTSVANLSTPAARYFGGGITRTDQNTPAQMDVPGALRGNSSQKDWYITTGVTVDYIIERKMKTNKFR; encoded by the coding sequence ATGAAAAAAAAATACGCATTTCTTTTACTGGCTGTCGCTAGCCTAGGTGCCCGGCCAACTGCCCAGGCGCAATCCTTCACCAAAGCCAGTCGGTACCTGACAGTGGGGGGGCACCTAAGCGCCTTCAATTACTTTGGCGACCTAACCCCCCGCGTGAGCTTTGCTAGCGTACGGATGGCAGCTGCTCGACCAGGCTTTGGGTTTCATGTTATGCAGCGCCTCACTCCCTATGTATCAGTGCGCGGCGCTCTGTCGTTTGGGCGCATCGCTGGCTCTGATAAACAAGCAGCCGGTAAAGACGCGACGTACCGCTACTACCGCAACCTCAACTTTGAAAGTAACATCCAGGAGCTTTCCGCGGTAGGAATTGTTGATTTGATTCCTAACCACATGCAGGCAGCGTACCGGGTGCCAGTAGTTCCCTATGTGTTTGGGGGCATAGCGGCCTTTCATTTCAACCCCAAAGGAACCGTAGATGGTGGTACAATACCAGCTGGCCTTAAGCCCGGCGCTAAGGTGGAGCTGCAACCCCAGCGCACTGAAGGGCGCTACTACCAACGGGCACAGCTAGCAATTCCCTTCGGGGCCGGCGTACGCGTGAAGGTGGCCAAGAACGTCAACGTAGGTATGGAACTAGGCTGGCGCAAGACGTTCACAGACTACCTCGACGACGTGAGTACTACCTATACAAGTGTTGCCAACCTCTCGACGCCAGCGGCGCGCTATTTTGGGGGTGGCATCACTCGAACCGACCAAAACACGCCCGCGCAAATGGACGTGCCAGGCGCTTTACGTGGGAACAGCAGTCAGAAAGATTGGTATATCACCACAGGAGTGACTGTAGACTACATCATAGAAAGAAAGATGAAGACCAATAAGTTTAGATAA
- a CDS encoding BlaI/MecI/CopY family transcriptional regulator, translated as MERLTQPEEEAMQVLWQMDGGFVKDVLERLPEPQPPYTTLASTIRNLERKGYVRAEKLGNSYRYAPLVRNEDYRRRFMSSFVSDYFRNSYKEVVSFFAKEQKISADELQEIIRMIEDGKRN; from the coding sequence ATGGAACGACTTACCCAACCCGAAGAAGAAGCCATGCAGGTGCTATGGCAGATGGATGGTGGCTTTGTGAAAGACGTACTGGAGCGCCTACCTGAGCCCCAACCGCCCTACACCACGCTGGCTTCTACCATCCGCAACCTGGAGCGCAAAGGCTACGTGCGCGCCGAGAAACTTGGTAATTCCTACCGCTATGCGCCGCTGGTGCGCAACGAGGACTACCGCCGCCGCTTCATGAGCAGTTTCGTGAGCGACTATTTCCGCAATTCGTACAAAGAAGTCGTATCGTTTTTTGCGAAAGAGCAGAAAATCAGCGCCGACGAGTTGCAGGAAATTATCCGCATGATTGAGGACGGTAAACGCAATTAG
- a CDS encoding M56 family metallopeptidase, whose amino-acid sequence MPALLLYLLQVNGALLLFYAGYWLVLRRLTFYTLNRWYLLFAVGFSVAYPLVDVSAWLARPVAATTLALGETWTYLPTATTPTFSYWTALEGVYWVGVGILLVRLLAQLAALYRIRRASHPAQWHGQQYRRVGAAVNPFSFGRTIYLNPAQHAPAELPAILRHEQVHVRQWHTADVLLAQLTQALCWFNPGAWLLRRAVQENLEFITDRAVLRAGLLDAKAYQYSLLKLSTLAPSAALANHFTFLTLKNRIAMMNKKRSATAYLGLYALLVPGLALVALACAPQGEPTGDEMEAETTSSARFDAVSDSTLFFLDGKPSDKAAVKATPNIEIVQVHGAGGRFMGEFGPGIKRIILVITKAGENSPATKAFRQKYGFQTRAEFEKEQAERPAKEAREREEIRQRDEKLKQQPKPLYILDGEPVEEEEISQLRSITIESVNVLKDKQATEKYGERGRNGVILVETKKHQQFTN is encoded by the coding sequence ATGCCTGCGCTACTCCTCTATCTGCTGCAAGTGAATGGGGCCCTGCTGCTGTTCTACGCCGGTTATTGGCTGGTACTGCGCCGCCTCACGTTCTACACGCTCAACCGCTGGTACCTGTTGTTTGCGGTAGGGTTTTCAGTTGCCTACCCATTGGTAGACGTTAGCGCGTGGCTGGCCCGGCCGGTGGCTGCCACCACGCTGGCACTAGGCGAAACATGGACCTATCTGCCCACCGCCACCACGCCTACCTTCTCCTACTGGACGGCGCTGGAAGGGGTATACTGGGTAGGGGTAGGGATATTGCTGGTGCGCCTGCTGGCGCAGCTAGCAGCCTTGTACCGCATCCGGCGCGCCTCGCACCCAGCACAATGGCACGGGCAGCAGTACCGCAGGGTAGGGGCCGCCGTGAATCCGTTTTCGTTTGGGCGTACCATTTATCTTAACCCCGCCCAGCACGCCCCCGCCGAGCTGCCGGCCATCTTGCGCCACGAGCAAGTGCACGTGCGACAGTGGCACACTGCGGATGTACTGCTGGCCCAACTCACGCAGGCTCTATGCTGGTTCAACCCCGGCGCGTGGCTGCTGCGCCGGGCGGTGCAGGAAAATCTGGAGTTCATTACCGACCGTGCTGTGTTGCGCGCCGGCTTGCTCGATGCCAAAGCCTACCAGTACAGCCTACTCAAGCTTAGTACGCTGGCGCCCAGTGCTGCTCTGGCCAATCATTTCACGTTTCTCACCCTTAAAAACCGCATAGCCATGATGAACAAAAAGCGTTCTGCTACTGCCTATCTGGGATTGTATGCGTTGCTGGTGCCAGGGTTGGCGCTTGTGGCCTTGGCCTGTGCCCCACAAGGCGAGCCTACGGGTGATGAGATGGAAGCAGAAACAACTTCATCGGCGAGGTTCGACGCCGTGAGTGATAGTACACTATTTTTCTTAGACGGTAAGCCGAGTGATAAAGCTGCTGTTAAAGCCACTCCTAATATAGAGATAGTGCAAGTACATGGAGCAGGAGGGCGATTTATGGGAGAGTTTGGACCAGGTATTAAACGCATTATTTTAGTGATTACAAAAGCAGGTGAAAATTCACCGGCAACGAAAGCCTTTCGGCAGAAATATGGTTTTCAAACGCGTGCTGAGTTCGAGAAGGAACAAGCAGAAAGACCTGCTAAAGAGGCTCGTGAAAGAGAGGAGATACGTCAGCGGGATGAAAAACTTAAGCAACAACCTAAACCACTTTATATACTGGATGGCGAACCAGTGGAGGAGGAAGAGATAAGTCAATTACGTTCTATTACAATCGAAAGCGTGAACGTACTAAAGGATAAACAAGCCACTGAAAAGTACGGCGAGAGAGGTCGTAACGGAGTAATTCTTGTCGAAACCAAAAAACACCAGCAATTCACTAATTAG
- a CDS encoding TonB-dependent receptor plug domain-containing protein: protein MKTTKTITTGVLTLLLAAAGLNSQQAQAQSLKISSTQKGTPAYYVDGVLTPNEALNDTKPDNIETVNVLKDKEAVASFGPEAANGAIIVTTKKNKDSEAVKAFNRKHNIIYTPASPEVQKITDAVVNGTGLSAGDLGGRLLLVNDKEATPEQSKIAHGQLKGVFVMDAEKATKRYGAKGKNGAVVIMTK, encoded by the coding sequence ATGAAAACTACCAAAACTATCACCACTGGAGTTCTAACACTGCTGCTAGCCGCGGCTGGCTTGAACAGCCAGCAGGCGCAAGCCCAGTCTCTTAAAATAAGTTCAACTCAGAAAGGTACACCCGCCTACTATGTGGATGGGGTACTCACCCCGAATGAAGCACTGAATGACACGAAGCCGGATAATATTGAGACCGTCAACGTGTTGAAGGATAAAGAGGCGGTAGCATCGTTCGGGCCAGAGGCTGCCAACGGCGCTATCATCGTCACGACCAAGAAAAACAAGGATTCTGAGGCGGTGAAGGCGTTCAACCGCAAGCACAACATCATCTACACGCCCGCCAGCCCGGAGGTGCAGAAAATAACCGACGCGGTAGTAAACGGTACCGGGCTATCGGCTGGCGACTTAGGTGGCCGGCTGCTACTAGTGAATGACAAAGAAGCCACGCCAGAACAATCGAAGATAGCGCATGGCCAGCTGAAAGGGGTATTTGTAATGGATGCGGAGAAGGCCACCAAGCGCTACGGCGCCAAGGGTAAAAACGGCGCGGTGGTTATCATGACCAAGTAG
- a CDS encoding STAS/SEC14 domain-containing protein, which yields MMAPLSLYYENVAGRLLADPAGFLRVVWSSQPRSPEDVPALFAHMTQALQHYGWSRILINQVAMRRFSPQEQEWVANEWLPHAVQKGGYRYGAVLVSPDVMTRLATAFITTKIQGLPLVYHSFDEETTAVDWLLRQA from the coding sequence ATGATGGCTCCTCTTAGTTTGTATTACGAAAACGTGGCGGGCCGCTTGCTGGCCGATCCGGCAGGCTTCCTGCGGGTGGTGTGGAGCAGTCAGCCGCGTAGTCCCGAGGACGTGCCGGCGCTTTTCGCGCACATGACCCAGGCCCTGCAACACTACGGCTGGAGCCGAATCCTGATCAATCAGGTAGCCATGCGTCGCTTCTCGCCGCAGGAGCAGGAGTGGGTAGCCAATGAGTGGCTGCCGCATGCCGTGCAGAAAGGCGGCTACCGCTACGGCGCCGTACTAGTGTCGCCGGATGTGATGACGCGCTTGGCTACGGCCTTCATCACCACCAAAATACAGGGTCTACCGCTAGTGTATCATTCCTTTGATGAGGAAACCACGGCGGTGGACTGGCTGCTGCGGCAGGCATGA
- a CDS encoding DUF4269 domain-containing protein: protein MPDCTDLTTLLTGDARQQQAYHTLHALGILATLQAFDPVLAGTLPLGIATPVSDLDVICAVWPERQGAFRELLHTHYASLPGFVLRETVGQDQAAIVCNFQYQAFAVEVFGQACPSRQQYAVRHMLVEHRVLEAGGEPWRLAIQQLKQQGLKTEPAFATLLRLPGNPYEALLALEPYTVAELRAWLPPLP, encoded by the coding sequence ATGCCCGATTGCACCGACCTTACCACGCTACTAACCGGCGATGCGCGCCAGCAGCAAGCCTACCATACCCTGCACGCCCTGGGCATCTTGGCCACCTTACAGGCTTTTGACCCAGTGCTAGCTGGCACACTGCCGCTGGGCATTGCCACACCAGTCAGTGACCTGGACGTTATCTGCGCGGTGTGGCCGGAGCGGCAAGGAGCATTTCGGGAGCTGCTGCACACGCACTACGCCTCTCTACCCGGCTTTGTGCTACGCGAAACCGTAGGCCAGGACCAGGCAGCCATTGTGTGCAATTTTCAGTACCAGGCGTTTGCGGTGGAAGTATTTGGGCAGGCGTGTCCCTCCCGGCAACAGTACGCCGTGCGGCATATGCTGGTAGAGCATCGGGTATTAGAAGCCGGCGGGGAGCCTTGGCGGCTTGCCATACAGCAGCTCAAACAGCAAGGCTTGAAAACCGAACCTGCCTTCGCCACGCTGCTCCGGCTGCCCGGCAACCCCTACGAGGCCCTATTGGCGCTGGAGCCCTACACCGTAGCCGAGCTGCGCGCCTGGCTACCACCCCTACCCTAG
- a CDS encoding nuclear transport factor 2 family protein, whose protein sequence is MHPEPLAVLQQYFDLVQAFSVDAAAYAAVLHPEVEQLEYSNAVNKQPVRRSFEEILTNLRAGRELLVDPTFAVRHTHISPAGTVVVEGRWEATILHDAGPAVRGQRVASELCLVFEFKDGKIYRQRRYPCYEQM, encoded by the coding sequence ATGCATCCTGAGCCACTTGCCGTTTTGCAGCAATATTTCGATTTAGTACAGGCGTTCAGCGTGGATGCGGCGGCCTACGCGGCCGTGCTGCACCCCGAGGTAGAACAGCTGGAATACTCCAATGCCGTCAACAAGCAGCCCGTGCGCCGCTCGTTTGAGGAGATACTAACCAACTTGCGGGCGGGACGGGAGCTACTGGTTGACCCTACTTTCGCCGTGCGCCACACCCACATAAGCCCTGCGGGTACGGTAGTGGTAGAGGGTAGGTGGGAGGCCACCATCCTCCACGATGCGGGGCCCGCAGTGCGCGGGCAGCGCGTTGCGTCGGAACTGTGCCTGGTCTTTGAATTCAAAGACGGCAAAATTTACCGGCAACGGCGCTACCCGTGCTACGAGCAGATGTAA
- a CDS encoding 3-keto-disaccharide hydrolase, with product MKFPLLATALLGLSLTTYAQQNAKPEDTEVYEPVPKKVTPGAATAMVAAPSDAIMLFDGKNLQEWVKVDDRTKPADWKVAGGIMTVDKTKGNIETKRTFTNYQLHLEWRVPANISGTGQGRGNSGLFLASIGKGDAGYELQILDSYDNKTYVNGMAGSIYKQKIPLANPARKAGEWQTYDVAWTAPTFKADGTLQTPARVTVLFNGVVVQDNVELDGPTQYIGKASYEGKAHGASPIKLQSHGDKSEPLSFRNIWIRDLGK from the coding sequence ATGAAATTTCCTTTGCTTGCTACGGCCCTTCTTGGTCTTTCGCTTACTACCTATGCTCAGCAAAACGCCAAGCCCGAAGACACGGAAGTGTATGAGCCGGTGCCCAAAAAGGTAACGCCCGGCGCGGCTACTGCTATGGTGGCAGCCCCCTCCGATGCCATTATGCTGTTTGATGGCAAAAACCTGCAAGAGTGGGTGAAGGTGGACGACCGCACCAAGCCCGCCGACTGGAAAGTGGCCGGCGGCATTATGACCGTTGACAAGACCAAGGGCAACATCGAAACCAAGCGCACCTTCACCAACTACCAACTGCACCTAGAGTGGCGGGTACCGGCCAACATCAGCGGCACGGGCCAGGGGCGCGGCAACAGCGGGTTGTTTCTAGCTTCCATTGGCAAAGGCGATGCGGGCTACGAGCTGCAAATCCTAGACTCGTACGACAACAAAACTTATGTGAACGGCATGGCGGGCAGCATCTACAAGCAGAAGATTCCGCTAGCCAACCCCGCCCGCAAAGCCGGCGAGTGGCAAACCTACGACGTGGCCTGGACTGCCCCTACCTTCAAAGCCGATGGTACCCTACAAACGCCGGCTCGCGTTACGGTGCTGTTCAATGGCGTAGTGGTGCAAGACAACGTGGAGCTAGACGGCCCTACCCAGTACATTGGCAAGGCAAGCTACGAGGGTAAAGCACATGGTGCCTCGCCCATCAAGCTACAGTCGCACGGCGACAAAAGCGAGCCGCTGAGTTTCCGCAATATCTGGATACGCGACTTGGGCAAATAG